A single Chitinophagaceae bacterium DNA region contains:
- a CDS encoding class I SAM-dependent methyltransferase, which yields MKIIISYLLKKIPRKYLQIFSPSFFFIIKILYRGNKVECPLCHTRLKKFLPYGRIPRDNALCPNCLSLERHRLIYLFMSHKTSFFQQKNNVLHIAPEVCFFKKFEKVHTDTYITADIESPLAKVKMDIHHIPYSDNFFDVILCNHVLEHVESDTKVLSELFRVLKKGGWAILQVPFFEPIPEITLEDPNIISPEARFQHYGQDDHLRKYGKDYPKRISNVGFDVEENMFIKTLSPEEIQKYGLPIEEVIYFCKKK from the coding sequence ATGAAAATAATCATATCTTATCTACTCAAAAAAATACCGAGAAAATATCTTCAAATATTTTCACCTTCCTTTTTTTTCATAATAAAAATTTTGTATAGAGGTAATAAAGTAGAATGCCCTCTTTGTCATACACGCTTGAAAAAGTTTTTACCATACGGAAGGATCCCCCGAGATAATGCCCTTTGCCCGAACTGTCTCTCATTAGAAAGGCATCGATTAATATATCTCTTTATGAGTCATAAGACCTCTTTTTTTCAGCAAAAGAACAATGTTTTGCACATAGCACCTGAGGTTTGTTTCTTCAAAAAATTTGAAAAGGTACATACCGATACCTATATTACAGCGGACATAGAATCTCCTTTAGCAAAAGTAAAAATGGACATTCATCACATACCTTATAGTGATAATTTTTTTGACGTTATTCTTTGTAACCATGTACTAGAGCATGTAGAATCCGATACAAAAGTTTTATCCGAGTTATTTAGGGTATTAAAAAAAGGCGGTTGGGCTATCTTACAAGTTCCTTTTTTTGAACCTATACCTGAAATAACTTTAGAAGATCCAAATATCATTTCCCCCGAAGCACGATTTCAACACTACGGACAAGATGACCATTTGAGAAAATACGGTAAGGATTACCCCAAGAGAATCAGTAATGTGGGATTTGATGTAGAAGAAAACATGTTTATAAAAACCCTTTCTCCAGAAGAAATCCAAAAATATGGATTACCCATAGAGGAAGTTATTTACTTTTGTAAAAAAAAATAG
- the miaA gene encoding tRNA (adenosine(37)-N6)-dimethylallyltransferase MiaA — MNKTLIVIAGATGVGKTEVAYSLAKAFQTEIISADSRQIYKELEIGTSKPTLSMLETIPHHFINTKSITESYSAGKFGEEAEKKLNELFQKHEIIVMVGGSGLYIQSVCDGFDEMPEVEDNIREKWNTVYQERGLFFIQEYIRTHDFFYYNRVDLQNAQRLIRAAEIIDSTGIPFSTFRKQKKSAKTYSILKILLEREREELYNVINNRMDRMIEDGLFEEATNLYTFKQYPALQTVGYKEIFDFLDKRYDKNMAIQLLKQHSRNYAKRQITWFKRDAEFSSFHPANTKKIFEFIDSIVEKKRVLNIDR; from the coding sequence TTGAATAAAACCCTTATTGTAATTGCGGGTGCTACAGGAGTAGGAAAGACAGAGGTCGCCTATTCCTTAGCAAAAGCATTTCAAACAGAAATTATTTCCGCTGATTCTCGTCAAATATATAAAGAATTAGAAATAGGCACTTCTAAACCTACTCTTTCTATGTTAGAAACCATTCCTCACCATTTTATAAATACAAAATCCATTACAGAATCTTATTCTGCGGGAAAATTTGGAGAAGAAGCAGAAAAAAAATTAAATGAATTATTTCAAAAACACGAAATAATTGTTATGGTAGGAGGTTCAGGGTTGTATATCCAATCTGTTTGTGATGGTTTTGATGAAATGCCCGAGGTAGAAGATAATATAAGAGAGAAATGGAATACCGTATATCAAGAAAGAGGACTTTTTTTTATTCAAGAATATATAAGAACTCATGATTTTTTCTACTATAATCGGGTAGATTTGCAGAATGCTCAACGTCTCATAAGAGCAGCAGAAATTATAGATTCTACAGGTATACCCTTTTCTACTTTTAGAAAACAAAAAAAATCTGCTAAAACATATTCTATATTGAAAATACTCTTGGAAAGAGAGAGAGAGGAACTCTATAACGTTATTAATAATCGTATGGATAGAATGATAGAAGATGGTTTATTTGAAGAGGCAACCAATTTGTATACTTTTAAGCAATACCCTGCATTACAAACGGTTGGTTATAAGGAAATTTTTGATTTTTTGGATAAAAGATATGATAAAAATATGGCTATACAGCTTTTGAAGCAACATAGTAGAAATTACGCCAAGAGACAAATTACTTGGTTTAAGAGAGATGCCGAATTTTCTTCGTTTCATCCTGCTAACACAAAAAAAATTTTTGAATTTATTGACTCTATAGTAGAAAAAAAGAGAGTGTTGAATATAGATAGATAA
- the htpG gene encoding molecular chaperone HtpG, which yields MSTTEKGTLSINTENIFPIIKKFLYSDQEIFLRELVSNAVDATSKLTQLANQGEFSQDIGDTKITVSINEALKTITISDRGIGMTGDEVKKYINQIAFSGATEFIEKFKDADAHKQIIGHFGLGFYSAFMVAKKVEIYTLSYKEGAEAIRWECDGSTEFEITPHVKQERGTEVVIHLMDDCLEFLEKNKIDTMLKKYCKFLPVEIEFNGKVINNPKPLWTKPPIDLKDEDYTQFYKELYPFAEEPLFWIHLNVDYPFNLTGVLYFPRMKKDFSTSQEKIQLYSRQVFITDEVKDIVPEFLTLLRGVIDSPDIPLNVSRSYLQADSNVKKIHTYITKKVGDKLVELSNKNREEFEKKWKDIGLFVKYGMVTDEKFQEKLKDSLLIEDVNEKFYTLKEAQESFGTNQLDKDGNFVILYTNDSEKQHSYIQNAIKQGFTVIKMDSPIDNHFMNHFEMKLEKINWKRVDADILEKLIPKNEERHSVLSTSEEEKIKELFKKVINNNSVTIHLEGMSPEFFPAVITLPEFFRRMKDMSLMMDRSGSKNMPDMFDLSINTNHSVISKILKTETEEEQINIVSQVYDLALLSQNMLLGEKLTAFMERSIKII from the coding sequence ATGTCAACAACAGAAAAAGGAACACTTTCCATCAATACGGAAAATATTTTTCCCATAATTAAAAAATTTTTATACTCTGACCAAGAGATATTTTTAAGAGAATTAGTTTCAAACGCAGTAGATGCCACGAGCAAACTGACACAATTAGCCAATCAAGGAGAATTTTCTCAAGATATAGGGGATACAAAAATTACAGTTTCTATCAATGAAGCCCTTAAAACTATTACTATTTCCGATAGAGGCATAGGTATGACCGGGGACGAGGTTAAAAAATACATAAATCAAATAGCATTTTCGGGTGCTACAGAATTTATAGAAAAATTCAAAGATGCTGACGCTCATAAGCAGATTATAGGGCATTTTGGTTTAGGTTTTTACTCGGCTTTTATGGTAGCAAAGAAAGTAGAAATCTATACTCTTTCTTATAAAGAAGGTGCGGAAGCAATTCGTTGGGAATGCGATGGTTCTACAGAATTTGAAATAACTCCTCATGTAAAACAAGAAAGAGGAACTGAGGTGGTTATCCATCTTATGGACGATTGTCTTGAGTTTTTAGAAAAAAATAAGATAGATACTATGCTCAAAAAGTATTGCAAGTTTTTGCCCGTAGAAATAGAATTTAATGGAAAGGTTATTAATAACCCAAAACCTCTTTGGACTAAGCCACCAATTGATTTGAAAGACGAGGACTATACTCAGTTTTACAAAGAATTATATCCTTTTGCGGAAGAACCTCTTTTTTGGATCCATCTCAATGTAGATTATCCTTTTAACCTCACCGGGGTATTGTATTTTCCGAGGATGAAGAAAGACTTTAGCACTTCCCAAGAGAAAATACAGCTCTATAGCCGACAAGTATTTATTACCGATGAAGTAAAAGATATAGTTCCTGAGTTTCTGACGCTTCTGCGAGGAGTTATAGATTCCCCCGATATACCTTTAAATGTTTCTCGAAGCTACTTACAAGCGGATTCTAACGTAAAAAAAATACATACCTATATTACTAAAAAAGTAGGGGACAAATTAGTAGAATTATCTAATAAAAATAGAGAAGAGTTTGAAAAAAAATGGAAAGATATAGGACTTTTTGTAAAATATGGAATGGTTACAGATGAAAAATTCCAAGAGAAGCTCAAGGATTCCCTCCTTATAGAGGATGTAAATGAAAAATTTTACACTCTCAAAGAAGCACAAGAATCATTTGGAACGAATCAATTAGATAAAGATGGAAATTTTGTGATTCTCTATACGAATGATTCAGAAAAACAACACAGTTACATTCAAAATGCCATAAAACAGGGCTTTACAGTCATAAAAATGGACAGTCCAATAGACAATCATTTTATGAATCATTTTGAAATGAAATTAGAAAAAATAAATTGGAAGCGAGTAGATGCAGACATATTAGAAAAATTAATCCCCAAAAATGAAGAAAGGCATTCTGTTTTATCCACATCGGAGGAAGAAAAAATAAAAGAATTATTCAAAAAAGTAATAAATAATAATTCTGTGACGATACATTTAGAAGGAATGTCTCCCGAGTTTTTTCCTGCGGTTATTACACTTCCTGAGTTTTTTAGACGAATGAAAGATATGTCCCTGATGATGGATAGAAGTGGAAGTAAAAATATGCCTGATATGTTCGATTTGTCTATAAATACAAATCATTCCGTAATATCAAAGATATTAAAAACAGAAACCGAAGAAGAGCAAATAAATATCGTAAGTCAGGTGTATGATTTAGCATTACTTTCTCAAAATATGCTCTTAGGAGAAAAACTCACAGCTTTTATGGAACGAAGTATCAAAATTATCTAA
- a CDS encoding MerR family transcriptional regulator, whose protein sequence is MPYKAHIIEKRYYSIGEVTQKTGVSEATIRYWQHELEELIGIRTFPNSKNRCFTQEDIEKILKVKYLKDKHFTLEGIKEQLSRKDSEEITQKMKLIDSLMRLREFLVKISESVK, encoded by the coding sequence ATGCCATATAAAGCACATATAATAGAAAAAAGATACTATTCCATAGGAGAAGTAACACAAAAAACAGGTGTTTCCGAGGCAACTATCAGATATTGGCAGCACGAATTAGAAGAACTCATAGGTATCAGAACATTTCCGAATAGTAAAAATAGATGTTTTACTCAAGAAGATATTGAAAAGATACTCAAAGTAAAATATCTAAAAGATAAACATTTTACTTTGGAGGGCATAAAAGAACAATTGAGTAGAAAAGATTCAGAAGAAATTACTCAAAAAATGAAGCTTATAGATAGTTTGATGCGATTGAGGGAATTTTTAGTAAAAATATCGGAATCGGTTAAGTAG
- the dprA gene encoding DNA-processing protein DprA, translating to MQEKIFQLALNATPGVGPVSIKNLINYTGSASNVYKSAKASLLKIPGIGEKTVNSIKDKQWIQKAEEILKKCEKDALSITFYTDPNYPSRFKNIIDSPVILFSKGNIDFNPQKSIAIIGTRNATDYGKTITKEIIEGVKKYNPLIVSGLAYGIDIEAHKQSLHNELPTIAIMGSGVDIIYPKLHQKIADKMIHAAGSGVVSEFTPGTDPDPGNFPARNRIIVALADIIIIVETALKGGSLISAEIANSYEKDILAVPGNINQIFSQGCNHLILNHKAHIYTKPEDITALMNWDLGKNTNNANTKTPSIFNIPEDFTIEEKKILQYLQEKETGEHIDLLSWATQIPINQLFNALLQLEFAGYIKSLPGKYYKFTNPK from the coding sequence ATGCAAGAAAAGATATTTCAGCTTGCTCTCAATGCTACGCCTGGAGTTGGTCCTGTAAGTATAAAAAACCTTATAAACTATACGGGGAGTGCATCTAATGTTTATAAATCCGCAAAAGCATCTCTCCTCAAAATACCAGGAATAGGAGAAAAAACAGTGAATAGTATAAAGGACAAGCAATGGATTCAAAAAGCAGAAGAGATATTAAAAAAATGTGAAAAAGATGCTCTTTCTATTACTTTTTATACCGATCCAAATTACCCATCTCGTTTTAAAAATATCATTGATTCTCCCGTTATCCTTTTCTCAAAAGGAAATATAGATTTTAATCCTCAAAAATCCATAGCAATTATAGGCACACGCAATGCAACCGACTATGGGAAAACAATCACCAAAGAAATTATTGAAGGAGTAAAAAAGTATAACCCTCTTATAGTCAGCGGACTCGCCTACGGGATAGATATAGAGGCACATAAACAATCGCTCCATAACGAATTGCCAACTATTGCTATTATGGGAAGCGGAGTAGATATAATATATCCAAAACTCCATCAAAAAATAGCAGATAAAATGATACATGCCGCCGGAAGCGGCGTAGTAAGTGAATTTACTCCTGGTACAGACCCTGACCCCGGTAATTTTCCGGCAAGAAATAGAATTATTGTGGCACTTGCAGACATTATTATAATAGTAGAAACCGCACTGAAAGGTGGTAGTTTAATCTCTGCTGAAATAGCAAACTCTTACGAAAAAGATATCTTAGCAGTGCCAGGAAATATCAATCAAATTTTCTCCCAGGGCTGTAATCATTTGATACTCAATCATAAAGCACATATCTATACCAAACCCGAAGATATTACTGCTCTGATGAATTGGGACTTGGGCAAGAATACTAATAATGCCAACACAAAAACTCCTTCTATTTTTAATATTCCCGAAGATTTTACCATAGAAGAAAAAAAGATACTACAATATCTCCAAGAAAAAGAAACCGGAGAACATATAGATCTTCTGAGCTGGGCAACACAAATTCCCATAAACCAATTATTTAATGCCTTACTGCAATTAGAATTTGCGGGATATATAAAATCGCTTCCCGGAAAATATTATAAATTCACGAATCCAAAATGA
- a CDS encoding OmpA family protein, with product MKFFILSSIFFLSFFAKSQSISFFENIESLPVNSKYNEETPIIHPSQKELYITRIKHSENVGGVADEGDIWVSTMHNNRISSPTRIPLNDRHSARLLGFTKQDEMFLAINFVDAQSRKRSLIAISKQHKNQWQKPNPLHIPYFPIYSEHISGSITLDGYTLILAIESIPRQGAEDIYVCFRTSDTSFTELKNVGSTINTPLQEKTPYLFNDGKTLYFSTNGRNGKGSFDIFTSQRVDDTWKNWTEVISVSPPVNTNGTELGFFFIPETEYAYFSSTQNSIGYSDIKRIRIQQASPQNNTFADLDSAKIGQTITLNTILFQQGKEVLLESSIPELNNLLSFLNKNKDIHIFIAGHTDVLGDENHNMLLSQKRVDTIIKYLIQNGINKQRLEGKGFGNTRPLYSQEASEEKRAYNRRVEITLFNK from the coding sequence ATGAAATTTTTTATTCTCTCTTCTATTTTTTTTCTTTCTTTTTTTGCAAAATCTCAATCCATAAGTTTTTTTGAGAATATAGAATCTCTCCCTGTAAACTCAAAGTACAATGAAGAAACTCCTATAATCCATCCTTCTCAAAAAGAACTCTATATCACACGCATAAAACATTCTGAAAATGTGGGTGGAGTAGCGGATGAAGGGGATATTTGGGTTTCCACAATGCACAACAATCGTATTTCCTCACCCACACGTATTCCATTAAATGACAGACATTCCGCTCGTCTATTGGGTTTTACCAAGCAAGATGAAATGTTCCTTGCAATAAATTTTGTAGATGCGCAAAGCAGAAAGCGTTCCCTCATTGCAATAAGTAAACAACATAAAAATCAATGGCAGAAACCGAATCCACTACATATTCCCTATTTTCCAATATATTCCGAACATATAAGTGGCTCTATAACATTAGACGGATATACGCTTATCCTCGCAATAGAATCCATTCCCCGACAGGGTGCAGAGGATATATATGTCTGTTTTAGAACTTCCGATACTTCTTTTACAGAATTAAAAAATGTAGGAAGTACAATAAACACGCCTTTGCAAGAAAAAACCCCCTATCTTTTTAATGATGGAAAAACTCTTTATTTTTCCACAAATGGCAGAAATGGAAAAGGAAGTTTTGATATTTTTACCTCTCAAAGAGTTGATGATACTTGGAAAAATTGGACTGAGGTGATCAGTGTTTCACCCCCTGTGAATACCAATGGAACCGAGCTGGGTTTTTTTTTTATTCCCGAAACCGAATATGCTTATTTTTCTTCCACTCAAAATTCTATTGGGTATAGTGATATAAAAAGAATACGAATACAACAAGCATCTCCTCAAAACAATACTTTTGCAGATTTAGATTCTGCAAAAATAGGACAGACCATTACTCTCAATACTATCCTTTTTCAGCAAGGGAAAGAGGTTTTATTAGAAAGTTCCATTCCCGAGTTAAACAATTTGCTCTCTTTTCTCAACAAAAATAAGGATATACATATATTTATTGCGGGGCATACCGATGTTTTGGGAGATGAAAATCACAATATGCTGTTGTCTCAAAAAAGAGTAGATACTATTATAAAGTATTTGATACAAAATGGCATCAATAAACAGAGATTAGAAGGTAAAGGATTCGGGAATACACGACCTCTCTACTCTCAAGAGGCATCCGAAGAGAAAAGAGCTTATAATAGAAGAGTAGAAATTACTCTTTTCAATAAATAA
- a CDS encoding prolipoprotein diacylglyceryl transferase, translating to MYRVWDPDPVFIEISHFFGKAIDFTFLGFHIKGPFSIVWYGVLFALGFLISQQILYYIYKKDKVSPIEVDTLSIYMVLATFIGARLGHVLFYNPDYYFANPMKILAVREGGLASHGAAVGILLALWLYCYSNKKSYLWVLDRMVIVITFTGCLIRMGNYINSEIIGKQTHSDYGIVFARQMKEVLQPNLSDYESIKITTTDKITSPKPGIIPVNVLVKYKKGAPYNMQREYEFYGRQLQFTLLSKSSDGVFYHDINTPIPYNLYKSDGDIYAEFQTYGIVRHPTQIYESVFYFLFFLFLFFVWVKKRNTMNNGYIFSLFLMGLWAFRFSIEFLKENQEDFESKLILNMGQILSIPLIGAGIYLFYKIKKKTIEKQPQKEGKIIK from the coding sequence ATGTATAGAGTTTGGGATCCAGATCCTGTGTTTATAGAAATATCCCATTTTTTTGGGAAAGCAATCGACTTTACTTTTTTAGGATTTCATATAAAAGGACCGTTTTCTATCGTTTGGTATGGTGTTTTATTTGCTTTGGGGTTCCTTATAAGTCAACAAATATTATATTATATTTATAAAAAAGATAAAGTATCTCCTATAGAAGTAGATACTTTGAGTATTTATATGGTTCTTGCTACTTTTATTGGGGCAAGATTAGGGCATGTTCTTTTTTACAATCCCGATTATTATTTTGCAAACCCAATGAAAATACTTGCAGTACGTGAAGGAGGACTCGCAAGTCACGGTGCAGCAGTAGGAATCCTTCTTGCACTATGGTTATATTGTTATAGCAATAAAAAATCATATCTTTGGGTATTGGATAGAATGGTTATTGTGATTACATTTACGGGATGCCTTATCCGAATGGGGAACTACATAAATTCAGAAATTATTGGCAAACAAACACATTCTGACTATGGGATTGTTTTTGCACGTCAAATGAAAGAGGTATTACAACCGAATCTTTCTGACTATGAATCTATAAAAATAACTACTACAGATAAGATTACATCGCCGAAACCAGGTATTATTCCTGTGAATGTATTAGTAAAATACAAAAAAGGAGCTCCCTATAATATGCAAAGAGAGTATGAGTTTTATGGAAGGCAACTACAGTTTACTTTACTATCCAAATCCAGTGATGGTGTGTTTTATCACGATATAAATACCCCGATTCCTTATAATTTATACAAATCAGATGGGGATATCTATGCAGAATTTCAAACATACGGAATAGTGAGGCATCCGACTCAGATATATGAATCCGTTTTTTATTTTTTATTTTTTCTATTTTTATTTTTTGTATGGGTAAAAAAAAGAAATACGATGAATAATGGATATATCTTTTCTCTCTTTTTAATGGGATTGTGGGCATTTCGGTTTTCCATAGAGTTTTTGAAAGAAAATCAAGAAGATTTTGAATCAAAACTTATACTCAATATGGGACAAATATTATCTATACCTCTTATTGGAGCAGGTATATATTTATTTTATAAAATAAAAAAGAAAACTATTGAGAAACAACCACAAAAGGAGGGTAAGATTATAAAATAG
- the fbaA gene encoding class II fructose-bisphosphate aldolase: MKFRAGVLTGEEVKELFSYAKEKQFALPAVNVTGTNTINAVLETAKVVNSPVIIQFSNGGSSFYAGKSISNDKQQASIIGAISGAYHVHFLAEKYGIPVILHTDHCAKQLLPWIDGLLEEGEKFFEKNKRSLFSSHMLDLSEEPLHENVEICANYFQRMKTLGMTIEIELGVTGGEEDGVDNTNVDNSKLYTQPADVLYAYEILSRVDKKFTIAASFGNVHGVYKPGNVKLMPIILKNSQHYIETKLKTNFNPVDFVFHGGSGSSREEIREALSYGIVKMNIDTDIQWTFWEGVKDFYKSKEAYLQSQLGNPEGADKPNKKYYDPRVWLREGEKNIVKRLKNAFEDLNNINRN; this comes from the coding sequence ATGAAATTCAGAGCAGGAGTTTTAACGGGGGAAGAGGTAAAAGAGTTATTTTCTTATGCAAAAGAAAAGCAATTCGCATTACCGGCAGTGAATGTTACGGGAACGAACACTATAAATGCAGTTTTGGAGACAGCAAAAGTAGTTAACTCTCCTGTGATCATACAATTTTCAAACGGGGGGTCATCTTTTTATGCGGGGAAGTCCATAAGTAATGATAAACAACAGGCATCTATAATAGGAGCTATATCGGGTGCGTATCATGTGCATTTTTTAGCAGAAAAATATGGAATTCCTGTTATTTTACATACAGACCACTGTGCAAAACAGTTATTGCCTTGGATAGATGGACTTTTAGAAGAAGGAGAGAAATTTTTTGAGAAAAATAAAAGGTCACTTTTTAGCAGTCACATGTTAGATTTATCCGAAGAACCTCTTCATGAGAATGTAGAAATATGTGCAAATTATTTTCAAAGAATGAAAACACTTGGTATGACAATAGAAATAGAGTTAGGAGTGACGGGTGGAGAAGAAGACGGGGTAGACAATACCAATGTAGATAATTCTAAATTATATACTCAGCCCGCAGATGTTTTATATGCTTACGAAATCTTATCTCGGGTTGATAAAAAATTCACTATAGCGGCTTCTTTTGGCAATGTGCATGGTGTATATAAGCCAGGGAATGTAAAACTGATGCCCATTATACTCAAAAACTCTCAGCATTATATAGAAACAAAGTTAAAAACCAATTTCAATCCGGTTGATTTTGTTTTTCATGGCGGTTCGGGTTCCAGTAGAGAAGAAATCAGAGAAGCACTTTCTTATGGAATTGTAAAAATGAATATAGATACTGATATACAGTGGACTTTTTGGGAAGGTGTGAAGGATTTTTACAAAAGTAAAGAAGCATATCTGCAATCCCAACTTGGCAATCCCGAAGGGGCAGATAAACCCAATAAAAAATATTATGACCCCCGCGTATGGCTGAGAGAAGGGGAAAAAAATATTGTCAAAAGGTTAAAAAATGCTTTTGAAGACCTCAATAATATTAATAGAAACTAA
- a CDS encoding polyprenyl synthetase family protein, which yields MKEIDFYSAYLNKEIEKLRFGSNPIELYQPIEYIMGLGGKRIRPILVFVAYTLFQKNFQNILKAALSVELFHNFTLMHDDIMDNAPIRRNMPTVHKKWNTNRSIISGDAMMIKTYDYLLTVPKKKLYTVLQVFNTCATQVCEGQQLDINFETQSEVTEEEYIAMIQLKTAVLIGYSLELGAILGGANADIRNSLSVFGEKLGIGFQLKDDLLDIYAENAKFGKQIGGDIITNKKTFLYIKALELSSPADKEILIQYFSTPTQAGDAEQKIQAVKHIYNTVNIYNITQQKINSYFEMALAVLDKMPLPDEKKILLQNLSSYLIERER from the coding sequence GTGAAAGAAATAGATTTTTATTCAGCATATTTGAATAAAGAAATAGAGAAGTTACGATTTGGAAGTAATCCCATAGAACTCTATCAGCCCATAGAATATATTATGGGTTTAGGTGGTAAAAGAATAAGACCAATACTGGTGTTTGTAGCATATACTCTGTTTCAAAAGAACTTTCAAAACATACTGAAGGCGGCTCTTTCGGTAGAATTGTTTCATAATTTCACCCTTATGCATGATGATATTATGGATAATGCTCCCATACGCAGAAATATGCCCACCGTTCATAAGAAATGGAACACAAACAGATCTATTATATCGGGAGATGCGATGATGATAAAGACGTATGATTATCTACTTACCGTTCCAAAGAAAAAATTGTATACCGTGCTACAAGTATTTAATACATGTGCCACTCAGGTTTGCGAGGGACAGCAATTAGACATCAATTTTGAAACACAATCAGAGGTGACAGAAGAGGAATATATTGCTATGATACAACTAAAAACGGCTGTTTTGATTGGTTATAGTTTGGAATTAGGAGCGATATTAGGTGGAGCAAATGCGGATATAAGAAATTCTCTCTCTGTATTTGGAGAAAAATTGGGAATAGGGTTTCAATTGAAGGATGATTTGTTGGATATATATGCAGAAAATGCAAAATTTGGCAAACAAATAGGGGGAGATATTATTACGAATAAAAAAACATTTCTGTATATAAAAGCATTAGAACTGTCATCTCCCGCAGATAAAGAAATACTCATACAGTACTTTTCTACACCCACTCAGGCGGGAGATGCAGAACAAAAAATACAAGCGGTGAAACATATTTATAATACAGTAAATATATATAACATCACACAACAGAAAATAAATAGTTATTTTGAGATGGCACTCGCTGTATTAGACAAGATGCCCCTCCCCGATGAGAAAAAAA